The following are encoded in a window of Candidatus Fluviicola riflensis genomic DNA:
- a CDS encoding proline dehydrogenase — MISFNNTEIAFKHKTNADLRRANFLFSVMASPGLVKAGKGVTSFFLNIGLPIQGMIKATIFKQFCGGETIEECTPTINSMWKNHVGTILDYSVEGKESPEDFEATTNEIIATITKAKNNEGIPFAVFKVTGIAEFAILEKANASESDLSETEKATYNLVVERVNRICKAAYESHVPVFIDAEETWIQDTIDRICHQMMELYNKEKAIVYNTVQMYRHDRLAFLQESVAWATTNKLHYGVKLVRGAYMEKERKRAAEKEYPDPIQPNKVACDKDYNDALTFLVDHIDHIALCAGTHNEDSSAFLADLMEKKGIDKSDKRIYFAQLLGMSDHISYNLAHAGYNVAKYVPYGPVKEVIPYLFRRADENTSVKGQTGRELSLIRQEKQRRRL; from the coding sequence ATGATTTCGTTCAATAATACAGAGATTGCTTTTAAGCATAAGACAAATGCCGATTTGCGTCGTGCCAATTTCCTGTTTTCGGTCATGGCAAGTCCAGGTTTGGTGAAGGCCGGAAAAGGTGTAACGAGTTTTTTCCTCAACATAGGTTTACCGATTCAAGGTATGATCAAGGCAACTATTTTCAAGCAATTTTGTGGCGGTGAAACCATTGAAGAATGTACGCCAACGATCAATTCCATGTGGAAAAATCATGTCGGTACCATTTTGGATTATTCGGTTGAAGGAAAAGAATCGCCGGAAGATTTTGAAGCAACGACTAACGAAATCATTGCCACCATTACCAAAGCAAAAAATAACGAAGGCATTCCGTTTGCCGTTTTTAAAGTCACAGGAATTGCCGAATTTGCGATCCTTGAAAAAGCAAATGCATCCGAATCGGACCTCAGTGAAACAGAAAAAGCGACTTATAATTTGGTAGTTGAACGTGTAAACCGCATTTGCAAAGCTGCCTACGAAAGTCATGTACCGGTGTTTATTGATGCTGAAGAAACCTGGATTCAGGACACAATTGACCGTATTTGCCATCAGATGATGGAACTATACAATAAAGAGAAAGCTATTGTTTATAATACAGTGCAAATGTACCGCCATGACCGCTTGGCCTTTTTACAGGAATCTGTTGCCTGGGCTACAACTAACAAACTGCATTACGGAGTGAAACTGGTTCGTGGTGCGTACATGGAAAAAGAACGCAAACGTGCAGCCGAAAAAGAATATCCAGATCCGATCCAACCTAACAAGGTGGCTTGTGATAAGGATTACAACGACGCACTTACTTTTTTGGTTGATCATATCGATCACATCGCCTTGTGCGCCGGGACCCATAATGAAGATTCAAGTGCTTTCTTAGCTGATTTGATGGAAAAGAAAGGAATTGACAAATCTGATAAACGTATTTATTTTGCTCAATTACTCGGTATGAGTGATCATATTTCCTACAACCTGGCACATGCCGGTTACAATGTGGCAAAATATGTTCCGTATGGCCCGGTAAAAGAAGTGATTCCTTACTTGTTTCGCCGCGCTGATGAAAATACTTCGGTAAAAGGACAAACAGGACGCGAGTTAAGCCTTATTCGCCAGGAAAAGCAGCGCCGCAGGTTGTAA
- the aroB gene encoding 3-dehydroquinate synthase — MKQLEIGTCKIEIGSIVSSSFEHLLTDKYAHSRKIILVDENTHDQCLEYMITSFPVLEEAEVMLLPVGEENKVMEVCFQVWEALSEYGMVRSDVVINLGGGVVTDMGGFIASVFKRGLDFINVPTTLLGMVDAAIGGKNGIDLGPYKNQLGVFEHPVAIYIDPIFLQTLPVEELVSGYAEMIKHTLIADKEQWKLVHQLDPIKLLASKHYETLIVRSVEIKTTVVNADPKEAGMRKILNFGHTIGHAIEGFCLQTEPIAHGHAVALGMIAESYISFKREKISQRELLEITNYLTQIYPHIPLDESDKNDVLELMKHDKKNERNTVMCVLLDGIGNCIYNQPITEKEAYEALLYVDSVYTLN, encoded by the coding sequence GTGAAGCAATTAGAAATAGGAACCTGTAAGATCGAAATAGGAAGTATTGTTTCCTCTTCGTTCGAGCATTTATTAACCGACAAATACGCCCATTCACGAAAGATTATATTGGTAGATGAAAATACCCACGATCAGTGTTTGGAATACATGATTACTTCTTTTCCGGTTTTGGAAGAGGCGGAAGTAATGCTATTGCCGGTTGGCGAAGAAAATAAAGTGATGGAAGTGTGTTTCCAGGTTTGGGAAGCCCTTTCGGAATACGGAATGGTACGTTCGGATGTGGTGATCAATCTTGGTGGCGGTGTAGTAACCGATATGGGCGGTTTTATCGCTTCTGTTTTTAAACGCGGGCTTGATTTTATTAATGTGCCAACCACTTTACTTGGAATGGTGGATGCTGCCATCGGCGGGAAAAACGGGATCGATCTGGGGCCGTATAAAAATCAATTGGGTGTGTTTGAGCATCCGGTGGCTATTTATATCGATCCGATTTTTTTACAAACATTGCCCGTCGAAGAATTGGTGTCCGGATATGCCGAAATGATCAAACATACGCTCATTGCCGACAAAGAACAGTGGAAACTGGTGCACCAATTGGATCCGATCAAACTACTTGCAAGTAAGCATTACGAAACATTGATCGTGCGATCTGTAGAAATAAAAACAACAGTTGTCAATGCCGACCCGAAGGAAGCCGGAATGCGTAAAATTCTCAATTTCGGGCATACGATCGGACATGCCATTGAAGGATTTTGTCTGCAAACCGAGCCGATTGCTCACGGACACGCAGTAGCGTTGGGAATGATCGCTGAAAGTTATATTTCGTTTAAACGGGAAAAGATCAGCCAGCGCGAATTATTGGAAATCACCAATTACCTGACGCAAATTTATCCGCATATTCCATTGGATGAATCAGATAAAAATGATGTGCTGGAACTGATGAAACACGACAAGAAAAACGAGCGGAATACCGTAATGTGCGTGTTGCTTGACGGAATCGGAAATTGTATCTACAATCAGCCTATTACCGAAAAAGAAGCGTACGAAGCGTTGTTGTACGTAGATTCGGTGTATACGTTGAATTAA
- a CDS encoding transcriptional regulator has product MSKLADIQLTKLYYSIGEVAAIFDVNASLIRFWEKEFTIIQPKKNKKGNRLFTVKDIEHFNKIYQLVKMEGYTLDGAKKALKSKDSADMTTNFSNDQIILRLEEIKSKLLSLKKNGKE; this is encoded by the coding sequence TTGAGCAAACTAGCAGACATTCAATTAACAAAGTTGTATTACTCCATTGGAGAGGTTGCCGCCATTTTTGATGTAAACGCCTCACTTATAAGATTTTGGGAAAAGGAATTCACGATTATCCAACCTAAAAAAAACAAGAAGGGAAATCGCTTATTTACGGTGAAAGACATTGAACATTTTAACAAGATTTATCAACTTGTAAAAATGGAAGGCTATACCCTTGACGGAGCCAAAAAGGCACTGAAATCAAAGGATTCAGCTGATATGACTACCAATTTTTCGAATGATCAGATTATTCTTCGTTTGGAAGAAATCAAGTCAAAACTGCTTTCGTTGAAGAAAAACGGGAAAGAATAA